Below is a genomic region from Streptomyces ferrugineus.
TCGTAGGAGTACAGGTCGTCGCCCTGGTTCCAGGCCATCTCGCACAGGGCGCCCATCTGGCCCATGCCCATGACGGTGTGGCCCTGGTCGCGGCCGGACTCCTGCCACTGGCCGAGGTCGTAGCCCTCGACACCCGGGTACAGGAACGGCACCGCGCGCCGGATCTGGCCGTTGCCGCCGCCGTTCTTGAAGTAGTCGACGGCCTGATCGTACTTGGCGCCGTCGTCGCACAGGATCCCGATGGCCAGGATGGAGGCCATGTTGCACAGGTCCCAGTTGGCCCAGTAGTTGGTGATGCAGGCGTCGTTGTGCTCGCGCAGGAACCGGTCGTTCAGCGGGTAGAAGACGTTGAGCATCATCGTCTTGAACCGGCCCAGGTCGAACCCGGCGTACCCGCGCATGAGCTCGGCGGCGTTCGCGAACTGCCAGCCGTAGAGGCCGGCGGCCAGGTACCGGTCGGCGTTTCCGGTGATGGTGGTGAGCGTGGACGACCACGCGTTGAGGATGCGTACGGCGCAGTCGCCGTTCGCGGCGGTGCCGCCGATGTGCCAGCGCAGCGCGTTCTGGTAGGCGGCGTGGATGTCGTTGTAGAGCTGGGGGTAGTTCTGCCCGTCGCCGCCGCGGATGATCGTGGCCGTGGGCCGGGGCGACCAGGTGGACTGGGAGTGGGAGTTGGCGGTCAGCCGGTTCCAGCCGGACAGCCAGGGGTCGTTGCCCGCGGCGACCCTGACCTTGGCGCGGTTGATGTCACCCCAGTTGTGCAGCATGCCGGGGTGGGTGAAGGTCGCGGGGGCCGCGTCGGCCGTGCTGCCCGTCAGCACGGCCGCGGAACCGCCGACGGCGAGGGCGGCGGTGAGGCCGCCCGCGGTCTTCAGCAGACCGCGACGGCTCACCTCTGCGTCTGGTGTGTGGAGGTGCCTGTGGGGGGAAGTGCGGCTCATTCGGTGCATCTCCATTCCGTGGAGGATCTACATGGGGGTGATGCTCACCTCGTCGAACTCGGTGGTGCAGCGAGCCAGGGGGTTGCGTGAGCAGACCACGAGGCCCACGTAGTAGGGGGCGTCACCGAAGCCGGGGATCGAGCCCTCGGCGAGGGGGGTCCAGGTGGCGCCGTCATCGGTGGACAGGGCCGCGGCGAAGGCGGTCCCGACGCGCTTCAGCCGCAGCAGGGTGGGAAGGGCGGCCGTTCCGTTCCCGGTGAAGGTGGACCTTCCGGCCACGGTGGTGCGCAGCATGAGCTGCG
It encodes:
- a CDS encoding alginate lyase family protein → MSRTSPHRHLHTPDAEVSRRGLLKTAGGLTAALAVGGSAAVLTGSTADAAPATFTHPGMLHNWGDINRAKVRVAAGNDPWLSGWNRLTANSHSQSTWSPRPTATIIRGGDGQNYPQLYNDIHAAYQNALRWHIGGTAANGDCAVRILNAWSSTLTTITGNADRYLAAGLYGWQFANAAELMRGYAGFDLGRFKTMMLNVFYPLNDRFLREHNDACITNYWANWDLCNMASILAIGILCDDGAKYDQAVDYFKNGGGNGQIRRAVPFLYPGVEGYDLGQWQESGRDQGHTVMGMGQMGALCEMAWNQGDDLYSYDGRRFMKAAQYVAKYNLGMNVPYTTYTWGSGQNCAQQSQTVIGSGSRGQVRPVWAMLHYHYNRRLYLDDKYISQMCFSVAPEGGGGDYGSTSGGFDQLGFGTLMYAK